The Gemmatimonadales bacterium genome has a segment encoding these proteins:
- a CDS encoding DPP IV N-terminal domain-containing protein, which yields MKRMMFAGGLLSLAACAPKPSGLPPVTFISPDSANQSLARFSPDGSRIDWWEPSGQVQQLWTSDAAMKNPVKVPVTSLAMYAPVWSPDGSRVAVTSSDGGLLQIAIVPSAGGAPQQITHESGLAVPVMWNRDGDRIAYFATTGSGGGTYTSFALSISHHTTTPLVPGESLPYVGFWSPDGTRIAYDVFEGSKQTIWVADSAGQHPRQLTTDGFEVFAQTDQVWSPDSKEIVYESRRTGTSDIWVVSADSGAPRQLTRDIRNDTRPYWSPDGRWIAFESDRGRQTDLWVVPTAGGPEIRVTDDADQETIDQWFPGSRKLVYTTGQGESGIWAMSLADSTEHRLTPDSIRATLMQLSPDGKEVAFRIDHGGNVSDIAVMPIGGGPLRTLVEGGSNSEMAWSPDGSHLAFISDRSGTPDLWVVDLAGGTPRQLDNWPGTEQNPVWSGDGSSIYFASDHDSRIEDVWKVAASGGEPQRITKSGNLNQVGGRTGRPEVLANIVDATGQFASMIVKDDGTFTPIWKHNNSFAVDLLPGDSAIVAQPAAAGFAFYAVPIGSDRDAASLLNPGDNVAYVSDDGSKILYLVVNGATRDLGLLDRKTGVRRQLTHTAADEGAATLTPDGKTVVFVRSRPVRRIAIADLTKLLAGAHPQ from the coding sequence ATGAAGCGGATGATGTTCGCCGGCGGGCTGCTGTCCCTCGCGGCGTGTGCACCGAAACCGTCGGGATTGCCCCCAGTCACGTTCATCTCGCCCGACAGCGCCAATCAATCGCTGGCCCGCTTTTCACCCGACGGTTCACGGATCGACTGGTGGGAGCCGAGCGGACAGGTGCAGCAACTGTGGACATCGGACGCGGCGATGAAGAACCCCGTCAAAGTTCCGGTGACATCACTCGCCATGTACGCCCCGGTCTGGTCGCCCGATGGCTCACGCGTCGCCGTCACATCAAGTGATGGTGGGCTGCTCCAGATCGCGATCGTTCCTTCCGCTGGCGGCGCACCGCAACAAATCACCCACGAGTCGGGTCTCGCTGTCCCTGTCATGTGGAATCGCGATGGCGACCGGATCGCCTATTTCGCGACGACGGGATCGGGCGGCGGGACGTACACGTCGTTCGCCCTGTCGATCAGCCATCACACCACCACACCGCTGGTCCCGGGAGAATCCCTGCCCTACGTCGGATTCTGGTCGCCTGACGGCACTCGAATCGCGTACGACGTCTTCGAGGGGAGCAAGCAGACGATCTGGGTGGCCGACAGCGCGGGACAGCATCCGCGGCAGCTGACGACCGACGGTTTCGAAGTGTTTGCACAGACCGATCAGGTCTGGTCGCCTGACAGCAAGGAGATCGTGTACGAATCACGGCGGACCGGCACGTCAGATATCTGGGTTGTCTCGGCCGACAGCGGTGCTCCACGACAACTCACTCGCGATATCCGCAACGACACCAGGCCATACTGGTCGCCGGACGGGAGGTGGATTGCGTTCGAGTCGGATCGCGGGCGCCAGACCGATCTCTGGGTCGTTCCCACCGCAGGCGGGCCCGAGATCCGGGTGACAGATGACGCCGACCAGGAAACGATCGATCAGTGGTTTCCGGGATCCCGCAAGCTGGTCTACACCACCGGCCAGGGTGAGAGCGGGATCTGGGCAATGTCCCTCGCTGACAGCACCGAGCACCGGTTGACGCCCGATTCGATCCGGGCCACGCTGATGCAGCTCTCGCCTGACGGGAAGGAAGTGGCGTTCCGGATCGATCACGGCGGCAACGTGAGCGACATCGCCGTCATGCCGATTGGTGGCGGGCCGCTGCGAACGCTGGTCGAGGGCGGCAGCAACTCCGAGATGGCATGGTCGCCCGACGGATCTCACCTGGCGTTCATTTCGGATCGGAGCGGAACGCCCGATCTCTGGGTCGTTGATCTTGCCGGTGGCACACCGCGTCAACTCGACAACTGGCCGGGAACGGAGCAGAACCCGGTCTGGAGCGGCGACGGGTCGTCGATCTATTTCGCCTCTGATCACGATTCGCGGATTGAGGACGTGTGGAAGGTCGCGGCCTCGGGCGGCGAGCCGCAACGGATCACGAAATCCGGCAATCTGAATCAGGTCGGTGGCCGGACTGGCCGGCCCGAGGTTCTCGCGAACATTGTCGATGCGACGGGACAGTTCGCCTCGATGATCGTGAAGGACGATGGAACCTTCACACCGATCTGGAAGCACAACAACTCATTTGCCGTTGACCTGCTTCCCGGAGATTCGGCAATCGTTGCCCAGCCCGCGGCAGCAGGCTTTGCGTTCTACGCGGTACCGATCGGGAGCGACAGGGATGCCGCGTCGCTGCTGAATCCCGGTGACAACGTGGCGTACGTCTCGGACGACGGCTCGAAAATCCTCTATCTGGTGGTGAACGGAGCAACTCGCGATTTGGGTCTTCTCGACCGGAAGACCGGAGTACGCCGCCAGTTGACGCACACCGCGGCGGATGAAGGTGCCGCCACCCTGACCCCCGATGGCAAGACGGTGGTCTTCGTCCGGTCTCGGCCGGTGCGCCGGATCGCGATCGCCGATCTGACCAAGTTGCTGGCGGGAGCGCACCCGCAATAG